In Actinomycetes bacterium, the genomic window AGTGAGGTGAAGCCGACTTCAGCTTCGACATGGATCTGGGCTTCCGCGGTGAGCCGCTCGAAGTCAGCCTCCAGGCCCTCGGCGTGGTACGACTCCGCGAATGGATCCGTGCCCGAGAAGCGACGGGCCACCCGGCGAGCCAACTCCCAGTCCACGGTGTCGCTCATCGCCGGCCCGCGCAGTTCCGCAGCCGCCTGCCCCCTGAGGGATCAGGCGGTGTCCTTGGGGTATCGGGTGCGCACGACCTTGAAGAAGTAGAGGGCCACGATCCCGACCACGATCGCGACGGCAGTGAGTGCGAGGGGCACCGCCAACCAGAAGTGCCAGATCGTCTCTTCGGCGAACATGTCACAATTCTAGGGGGACGCGACTGGCCGATCACATCCTGTGCCGGTCAGCCGGGGCCGTCGGTGTCGGCGCGGTCCGCGACGTGGAGCAACTTCGAGCGCAGCTCGGCCGGCATCTCCTCGGCGCACTTGGAGGCCACGACGCGCCGGAGCTCGGCGTGGAAGTCGAAGGCCTCGAGGCAGGGCGAGCAACGCTGGAGGTGCTCGGCAACGGTGTCCATGTCGGCGTTCTGGAGCTCGCCGTCGAGGTACTCGTAGAGCTGCGCGACCGCGCCCTCGCAGTCAGGGTCGCCATCGGCTCTGTGATCGTGGGTGTCGGTCACTGCTCAACCACCTCGGGCTCCTCGGCGGCAAGTCCCCGCGCAGCCGCAAACGTGTGCAACGACTTCTGCAGGGCCTTTCTTCCCCTGTGCAGTCGACTCATGACCGTGCCAATGGGGACGTCCATCATCTCAGCGATCTCCTTGTAGGCGAATCCCTCGACGTCGGCCAGCAACACCGGTACCCGGAAGTTCTCCGGAAGCGATTCGATCGCCTCCTTGACCTCGGCCTCGGTGAACATGTCCATCAACTCGTCCTCGGCACTGCGGCCGAGCGACGCCGCCTCGAGTCCACCGAGGCGGCGGTACAGGAACAGGTCCTCGACCTCGTCGAGTTCGGTCTGCTCCGGTCGCCGCTGCCGGGCCCGATAGGTGTTGATGTATGTGTTGGTGAGGATCCGGTACAGCCAGGCCCGGAGGTTGGTTCCGTCCCTGAAGTTGCCGAATCCCCGGTAGGCACGCAGGAACGTCTCCTGCAGCAGGTCCTCGGCATCGGCCGGGTTGCGAGTCATGCGCATGGCCGCGCCGTAGAGGCCGTCCATGAACGGCGCCACTTGCTCGCTGAACTGGGCTTGGTCAGCCATCGGGACCACGGTAGGCCCAAGGAGCCCCGACCGACAGCCGGGTCAACGGCTGAATATGGCCATGCCCAGCGAGGCCGACCCGAACTCCTCGCCCTCGGATGTCGGGTTGACGTCCAGGCCGGGCTGCTCAATGTCCGCGAGGGCCAGACGACCCTCGCCGAGCTCTACCGTGCCCTCGGCTGACCACCTAGGGTCGCCGCCATGGCGACGGACCCCGCCGACGCGGCGCAGCCGACCGGCATGCAACGACACGGCGCCGTGATTCGGTCGCTGGTGACCGTCGGCATCCTGATTCCCATCTTCGGGGTCGTCCTCGCGAACATCATCGATCTCGGACTCGTCTGGCAGGCGATCAAGGACCTCGAGTACAGGATCGCAACATGGGTGTTCGTGGTTCCGGTCGGCCTCGCGGTCCGGGCGCGGTGGCGCTGGCCGGCCAAGGACCGCACGGGCGAGGATCCGGTGGAAGTGGCATTCAGGAGAAGGGCGAGCGCGGCATGACCGGAAACGGACCCGGAGACCTCGATGCCGAGGCGGTGGCGCGCCTGGCGCAACGCTCGGGTCTGGAAGTGGCGGAGGGCCACCTCCCCTCGGCCCAGGTGGCGCTGGCCCACAACGGCTCGCTCGTGCTGGACCGCACATTCGGAGCGCCTGAGGACACGCGGTACGTGATGTTCTCCTGCACCAAGGCCATTACCGCGTCCGCGGTCTGGCTGCTGTTGCAGGAGGGACAGCTCACCGAGGACACGCTCGTGGCCGACGTCGTGGAAGGGTTCGGGGACAACGGCAAGGGAGCCACCACGGTCGCCCACCTGCTCACGCACACCGCCGGCTTCCCGGATGCCGAGATGAGTCACGCCGACTGGTTCGACAAGCTTCGCCGACTCGAGGTGTTCGCCGGGTGGCCGGCGCAGTGGCGACCCGGGACCCACTTCGAGTACCACGGCACCTCGGCGAGCTGGGTGCTCGCGCACCTGATCGAAGCGCTCACCGGTCGCGACTTCCGTGATTACGTGCGCACAGAGGTGCTCGCTGCCACCGGTACCGAGGGAATCACACTCGGTTCGCTCCACCCTCCCGACTCACCGGCAGCGCAGGCGGAAGTGTCCGCCGCCACACTCACGACCGTGGGCGACCCTCCAGATGCATCGCTGGCAGAAGCGATCGGGCTCGACATCTCCGCGATCGGGAGCGACCAGGCATCACTCCTGCTTCACGACGATCCCGTGTTTCGCGCGACCGGCCAGCCCGCGGGCGGGGCGATATCGCGCGCCGCCCAGCTGGCGATGTTCTACCAGGCGTTGCTCGGCAACACGTCGGGGCCGTGGAGCGCCGAGACCCTGAGTATCGGTACTTCTGAGATCCGCGTCACGATGCCTGACCCGATGACATCTGTCGCGGCAAACCGCACCCTGGGCCTCGTCGTAGCCGGCGACGATGGCCATGCGATGATGCGTGGTCTGGGCCAGAGCGTGTCGGAGCGCGCTTTCGGCCACATGGGTGCGGGCGGCCAGGTCGCCTGGGCGGACCCGGCAACCGGTTTGTCCCTTGCATGGTTCACAAACGGCCTCGACCGCGACCCGGTGCGCATGGGTATCCGCGCCGACGAGATTTCCACCGCTGCTGGTGGATGTGTGAAGCGGCCGTGAGGCCGCCCGTCAGATTGCCGACTGGGCGGTCTGGCGCAGCGTGAGCGCAGCCATGCGGGACTTTGTCTCGCGCGGGAACTCGCCGAACACCTCGCGGTAGCCCTTGGCGAAGGAACCCTGGTGCTTGAAGCCCTCTGCCTCGGCAGCCTCGGCCACCGATATGCCGTCGCCCAGCCGGAGCCGTGACCGAACCCGGTTGAGCCGGCGGAGCTTCAGCCAGCGGGCGGGGCCGATGCCGACTGCGGATTCGAAGGAGCGGTAGAGCGTCGCTCGCGACACCCCGACCTCTTCCCAGACCTGCTGAACGGTATTGGGGTTGTCGCGGGCAATGAACTCCATAGCCTCGCTCACCACCAACAACGAAGGCTGCGGCTCGGGTTGCACGCTGTCCACCACGCAATGCTCGATGGCAGACGACAACTCGGCCGCCGTGGTGTCCTGTTGGCTGGCCATGGCGCGCTCCATCACTTCGCGAAACGCTGCCGCCGCGGGTTCAGAAGGGCGCAGCACCGTGAACTCCTTGACGGAGTCGAGTCCGACGGCCCCCTTTGTGAACTCTGTGACGTCGAGGCAGTCGACCGGTCCGCGGAACCAGTTGAATCCCCACGTGTCAGGAGGTGTTAGCACGACGGAGCCTTCCACCAGCCGGTGTGCCCGGCAGATGGGAGGGCGATCGGCGCGGACCACCAGCGCAGCCGATGGACGGGAGCCGGAGCACCATTCGCTGACGAACTCCTCGGAGTAACGCCGGGACGAAACCGCCCATTGCGAGTTGACTTCGCCCTTCCAAAGTATGCGGGTCTCCGGCGGCCACAGCTGGTACGGCCGAAACTCCCAGTCGTGCTTACGTTCCCCAAAGTCCACAAGGCTCATTGCAAGCTCTCGGTACATGGCGGGGAACCTACACCGGCGAACGCACAAAGTGGTGGCAATGGGCCATTCAGCCCCACACTTCGGGAAATTTCGGGGTCGTTGACCACTCTTAGTGATGTAGTGGCTACGTCGCACTCTGCGCTGCCGACTGACGTCTCGCTATACCTTGTGGATCCTCGGCTCCTAGACAACGAGCTGGAGTGTGTGTTCGGTGCTGATGCTCTGACCCCCGCGAGTTGCGACGATGGTGGCCTTGACGATCTTGAAGGCCGGGCCGAAGCCAGGATCGAACGTGGTCAACGATGTCGCGTCAAGCCCCGTGAACTGGTGTGCAGTGCCCGTGTAGTTGAAGACGATTGTGTTGCTGACCATGTCGCGAACCGTCCACGCATAGGTGACATCTCCCGTTCCGCCCAAGCCCTCATGGAATGTGTCAAAGCCGTAGGCAGCGGCATCTATCCCTCCCCACGCCCTCAGTTGAGGTGCACCAACACTCGACCTGAAGCCCAAGTGTCCGTCTTCGTTGAGGACCTCGAACCCCGAAAGTGAGAACCCACCTGTATTGGGAATCGTGACTTGCCCGATAGAGCTTTCCAACATGGGATTGAGTAGTGTATTTCCTACCCAATTCACCACATCATCCACCAGTCCCACCACGTCAACGCATACTGCATATAGGGGCGAGTCGCACTTCAAGGTGTTCACCCTGATTCTAAGACCAGGGTCAGCTGGCGACACTGGCGCCGGCACGAGTTTACGTGTTGCAGGATCGAAGCCGACGCCGATTGCAGCATAGGCATCCATGGCGAAGATATTGGTATTGCCTCCTTGTCGCAGTTCAAGGTGAGGAAGAAAGAGAGCTATGGGCTTGTCGTCGGCAACGGGCTTGCTCAAGTAGACCGGAGAAGACCGCGCGAGCCCTGGGGTGCCCGGATCGAGATTGAGATCGAGCTTCCCGTACTCCGCCACCACCCGAAGCATCTGGTTGAGAACCGATGGATTCACCCATGCCCCGAAATCCGTTATCCAATTCTGTGGACCGAAATGTTGGCGGACCCTGCCATTGGCGGTGTCGTTCGTTGGAGGTGAGTAGGATACCGGGAATCGGCGACTGACCCATGGTCCAAGATCGTCGGTAAACCGAAAGTCCCCGGTCGCCTCCAAACCGGCCCAGCTCATGGCCATGTCGCCGGCACCGCCGCCGTTGCACCCATAAGGCACGCAAGTGTTGTTCCATCCAGCAAACAGCGCCTGCATCACATCTCCACCGCCCAGCGGAATGGACGCGGGGACGGCATTCTGCACGTTTGGCTGAACCTCGATCTCCTCAGCGAGATCCTCGTTGACCTGCGGTAGCTGAGCGTTGATCTTGTCATCTATCTTGTTG contains:
- a CDS encoding AraC family transcriptional regulator — encoded protein: MLTPPDTWGFNWFRGPVDCLDVTEFTKGAVGLDSVKEFTVLRPSEPAAAAFREVMERAMASQQDTTAAELSSAIEHCVVDSVQPEPQPSLLVVSEAMEFIARDNPNTVQQVWEEVGVSRATLYRSFESAVGIGPARWLKLRRLNRVRSRLRLGDGISVAEAAEAEGFKHQGSFAKGYREVFGEFPRETKSRMAALTLRQTAQSAI
- a CDS encoding sigma-70 family RNA polymerase sigma factor, producing MADQAQFSEQVAPFMDGLYGAAMRMTRNPADAEDLLQETFLRAYRGFGNFRDGTNLRAWLYRILTNTYINTYRARQRRPEQTELDEVEDLFLYRRLGGLEAASLGRSAEDELMDMFTEAEVKEAIESLPENFRVPVLLADVEGFAYKEIAEMMDVPIGTVMSRLHRGRKALQKSLHTFAAARGLAAEEPEVVEQ
- the rsrA gene encoding mycothiol system anti-sigma-R factor encodes the protein MTDTHDHRADGDPDCEGAVAQLYEYLDGELQNADMDTVAEHLQRCSPCLEAFDFHAELRRVVASKCAEEMPAELRSKLLHVADRADTDGPG
- a CDS encoding beta-lactamase family protein; amino-acid sequence: MTGNGPGDLDAEAVARLAQRSGLEVAEGHLPSAQVALAHNGSLVLDRTFGAPEDTRYVMFSCTKAITASAVWLLLQEGQLTEDTLVADVVEGFGDNGKGATTVAHLLTHTAGFPDAEMSHADWFDKLRRLEVFAGWPAQWRPGTHFEYHGTSASWVLAHLIEALTGRDFRDYVRTEVLAATGTEGITLGSLHPPDSPAAQAEVSAATLTTVGDPPDASLAEAIGLDISAIGSDQASLLLHDDPVFRATGQPAGGAISRAAQLAMFYQALLGNTSGPWSAETLSIGTSEIRVTMPDPMTSVAANRTLGLVVAGDDGHAMMRGLGQSVSERAFGHMGAGGQVAWADPATGLSLAWFTNGLDRDPVRMGIRADEISTAAGGCVKRP